CGCCTGCGGCATCACCTGCGCCAAGACCTCCGAGGCCATGGCCATGCTCCCCTGCGAGCCGCCCGATCTGCTCATCGCCTACCCTGTCATCGGCGCGCAGAAAATCAGACGCCTCGTCGAACTGGCGCGCCGCGTGCCCGTCACCGTGTCTCTCGACAGCCTCGACGCCGCGCGGCCCATTGCCGAAGCCGCGCGCGCCGCGCAAGTCGAAATCGGCGTGCTCGCCGAGATCGACGTCGGTCTGCGCCGCGTCGGCGTCCCGCCCGGCGAGCCTGTGCTTGATCTCGTCCTCGGGCTCCTGCAACTGAATGGCCTCCGCTGGCGCGGCCTGGCGTTCTACCCAGGCCACATCAAGTCGCTCGATGAGAGCGGGCGCGCACAACTCGGTTCGCTTCGCGAAGCCCTCTGGTCCACGGTCAGCCTCCTCAAAGCGCGCGGACTCGAGCCCGAAATCGTCAGCGGCGGCTCCACGCCTTTGCTCTGGGAGTCGCACACTCTGCCCGAACTGAACGAAATCCGCCCCGGCACATACATCTTCAACGACCGCAACACCGTGCTCTCGGGCGCCTGCTCGCCCGCTGATTGCGCCGCCTCCATCCTCGTCACCGTCGTCAGCGCCGCGCCGGACCGCATCATCATCGACGGCGGCTCCAAGACCTTCTCTTCCGACCGCCTCGCCTCATCCACGGAGGTCACCTTCGGCGAAGTCGTCGGCCACCCTCAGCTTCGCTTCCACAAGATGAACGAGGAGCACGGCTTCGTCGACCTCAACGGCGCGCCCCAGTCTTTCCGCCCCGGCGATCTCCTGCGCATCGTGCCGAATCACATTTGCGTCGCCATGAACCTCCACGAGCGCGTCTTCGGCATCCGCGGAGAAGAAGTCGCCGCCGAATGGCGCGTCGAAGCCCGCGGCATGCTGCAGTAACCTGCATCGATTCCTCGATCGGTCCTGCCTCCCGCGGGCTTGATCCGGATTCGCCCGGAATCACGGCAGGCGCTGCTGCGGACCGTTCTCCGGGTCCTCTATGCTACCCGGATCGGACATGCTTCCTTTGCACTCTGGCGCCCAGTGAACCAGCCTGAAATGAAATGGGTCGCTGGAGTCGCCGTTCACAAGCACCGCATTGCCGGTCGCGCCGAACAGACGCCAGGCGCGCGCAGGAAGACGCTCCTCGGCAACGGGCATCCACCTCCGGCTTGCCCGATCCAGCCGGTAAATCCGGTCCGCGGAAGCCAGAATTTCGCCCGAGTCGGTCACAGCCAACCCCAGAATGCTGACCGCCTCTCCAGACCTGCCAGCCGGCCGAGGAACCTGGTAGACATTCAATTTCTCCTCGCTCTCCAGCCACTCGATCACGGTCTCCGCCCTTGGCGCGTACGCAACAACGCGCCCCTTCGCCGCCTGAATCTCGCACTTTCCGTAGCCGGGAGATGCGCCGTCGCATGGGAGATCCTCTCCCTGAAAGGCGTTCCGTGGCAACAGACGCCGGAGCACGCTTCCATCGGGCGAGAACTGATATAACGTCGGCTCCGGGCTGTCCGGGGGAAGCGCCTTGCTATGGAAGCCGAACGCCCAAACCGTGCCGTCATCCGCCACCGTGAGTTCCCCGACATAAAATGGCGTGATCTTCTTCCGACTCAACAGCTCCCCATTGGGCGAATAAAACAGAAGCCAGGAAGACCGTGTGTTGTTCAGATTCCAGGTCGCTGCTGCCACCACAAAGCCCCGTCCTCCCGGGAGGGGGCTGACAGACGCCGGGTATGCCTCCCTGGCGTCCGAAAGATCCACTTTCAGCTCCAGCAGATCATCGCCGCCCGTGCTGCGAATCGTGATGTCGGGTCCCGCCGGAGTCTGCGGGTGCCCCCAGAGAAGAAAGCCGCGCTGGAATCGCGGCACGAAGCTCCGCGTTCCGGAAGGAATCGGCCGCCTCAACTCCTCCACCCGCGGAACGG
This DNA window, taken from Bryobacteraceae bacterium, encodes the following:
- a CDS encoding alanine racemase is translated as MRLSDLDTPAVLIDLDIMERNLARAAAYAREHGLRLRPHIKTHKIPALARRQIELGACGITCAKTSEAMAMLPCEPPDLLIAYPVIGAQKIRRLVELARRVPVTVSLDSLDAARPIAEAARAAQVEIGVLAEIDVGLRRVGVPPGEPVLDLVLGLLQLNGLRWRGLAFYPGHIKSLDESGRAQLGSLREALWSTVSLLKARGLEPEIVSGGSTPLLWESHTLPELNEIRPGTYIFNDRNTVLSGACSPADCAASILVTVVSAAPDRIIIDGGSKTFSSDRLASSTEVTFGEVVGHPQLRFHKMNEEHGFVDLNGAPQSFRPGDLLRIVPNHICVAMNLHERVFGIRGEEVAAEWRVEARGMLQ